A single window of Papio anubis isolate 15944 chromosome 8, Panubis1.0, whole genome shotgun sequence DNA harbors:
- the HTRA4 gene encoding serine protease HTRA4, with the protein MAGRKCLSFRSVCRSRVKSLKSGSEEGRSRMIRPQLRPAGLGRCLLPGLLLLLVPVLWAGAARLHTQLACPAVCQPTRCPALPTCSLGTTPVLDLCRCCRVCPAAEGQVCGGAQGQPCAPGLQCLKPLRPGLPSTCGCPTKGGAVCGSDRRTYPSLCALRTENRAARRLGNISAVPVQWGDCGDTGSRRAGPLRRNYNFIAAVVEKVAPSVVHMQLWGRLLHGRMPVPVYSGSGFIVSEDGLIITNAHVVRNQQWIEVVLQNGARYEAVVKDIDLKLDLAVIKIEPNADLPVLMLGRSSDLRAGEFVVALGSPVSLQNTATAGIVSTKQRKGKELGMKDSDIDYVQIDAAVNPGNSGGPLVNLDGDVVGVNSLRVTEGISFAIPSDRVRLFLEEYHKRQLTGMVFSNKKYLGLQMLPLTMPLSKELKIHYPDFPDVSSGVYVCKVVEGTAAQSSGLRDHDVIVRINGKPITTTTDVLEALDSDSLSMAVLRGKDNLLLTVIPEVIN; encoded by the exons ATGGCCGGGAGAAAGTGTCTCTCATTTAGGAGCGTTTGCAGGTCCAGAGTGAAGTCACTGAAGAGTGGAAGCgaggaaggaaggagcaggaTGATTAGACCTCAGCTGCGGCCCGCGGGGCTGGGACGATGCCTCCTGCCGGGGCTGCTGTTGCTCCTGGTGCCGGTCCTCTGGGCCGGGGCTGCGAGACTACATACCCAGCTGGCCTGCCCCGCGGTCTGCCAGCCCACGCGCTGCCCCGCGCTGCCCACCTGCTCGCTGGGGACCACGCCGGTGCTCGACCTGTGCCGCTGTTGCCGCGTCTGCCCCGCGGCCGAGGGTCAAGTCTGCGGCGGGGCGCAGGGACAGCCGTGCGCCCCGGGGCTGCAGTGCCTCAAGCCGCTGCGCCCCGGGCTCCCCAGCACCTGCGGTTGCCCGACGAAGGGAGGGGCCGTGTGCGGCAGCGACAGGCGCACCTACCCCAGCCTGTGTGCGCTCCGGACCGAAAACCGCGCCGCGCGCCGCCTGGGCAATATCTCGGCCGTGCCTGTGCAGTGGGGGGACTGCGGGGATACAG GGAGCAGAAGGGCAGGCCCGCTCAGGAGGAATTACAACTTCATCGCCGCGGTGGTGGAGAAGGTGGCGCCATCGGTGGTTCACATGCAGCTGTGGGGCAg GTTACTTCACGGCAGGATGCCTGTTCCTGTGTACAGTGGCTCTGGGTTCATAGTGTCTGAGGATGGGCTCATTATTACCAATGCCCACGTTGTCAGGAACCAGCAGTGGATTGAGGTGGTGCTCCAGAATGGGGCCCGTTATGAAGCCGTTGTCAAGGATATTGACCTTAAATTGGATCTTGCGGTGATTAAGATTGAACCGAAT GCTGACCTTCCTGTACTGATGCTGGGAAGATCATCTGACCTTCGGGCCGGAGAGTTTGTGGTGGCTCTGGGCAGCCCAGTTTCTCTGCAGAACACAGCTACTGCAGGAATTGTCAGCACCAAACAGCGAAAGGGCAAAGAACTGGGGATGAAGGATTCAGATATAGACTACGTCCAGATTGATGCCGCAGTTAAT CCTGGGAATTCTGGTGGTCCTCTGGTGAACTTG GATGGTGATGTGGTTGGCGTCAATTCATTGAGAGTGACTGAAGGAATCTCCTTTGCAATTCCTTCAGATCGAGTTAGGCTGTTCTTGGAAGAATACCATAAGCGCCAGTTGACAG GAATGGTGTTTTCAAATAAGAAGTATCTGGGTCTGCAAATGCTGCCCCTCACTATGCC CCTTAGTAAAGAATTGAAAATACATTATCCAGATTTCCCCGATGTGAGTTCTGGGGTTTATGTATGTAAAGTGGTGGAAGGAACAGCTGCTCAAAG ctcTGGATTGAGAGACCATGATGTAATTGTCAGGATAAATGGGAAACCTATTACTACTACAACTGATGTTCTTGAAGCTCTTGACAGTGATTCCCTTTCCATGGCTGTTCTTCGGGGAAAAGATAATTTGCTCCTGACAGTCATACCTGAAGTAATCAACTAA
- the TM2D2 gene encoding TM2 domain-containing protein 2 → MVLGGCPVSYLLLCGQAALLLGNLLLLHCVSRSHSQNATAEPELTSAGAAHPEGPGGAANWEYGDPHSPVILCSYLPDEFIECEDPVDHVGNATASQELGYGCLKFGGQAYSDVEHTSVQCHALDGIECASPRTFLRENKPCIKYTGHYFITTLLYSFFLGCFGVDRFCLGHTGTAVGKLLTLGGLGIWWFVDLILLITGGLMPSDGSNWCTVY, encoded by the exons ATGGTGCTAGGTGGTTGCCCGGTTAGTTACTTACTTCTGTGCGGCCAGGCGGCTTTGCTGCTGGGGAATTTACTTCTGCTGCATTGTGTGTCTCGGAGCCACTCGCAAAATGCGACCGCTGAGCCTGAGCTCACATCCGCTGGCGCCGCCCACCCGGAGGGCCCCGGGGGTGCTGCGAACTGGGAATATGGCGACCCCCACTCTCCGGTCATCCTCTGCTCTTACCT ACCTGATGAATTTATAGAATGTGAAGACCCAGTGGATCATGTTGGAAATGCAACTGCATCCCAGGAACTTGGTTATGGTTGTCTCAag TTTGGCGGTCAGGCCTACAGCGACGTGGAACACACTTCAGTCCAGTGCCATGCCTTAGATGGAATTGAGTGTGCCAGTCCTAGGACCTTCCTACGAGAAAATAAACCTTGTATAAA GTATACCGGACACTACTTCATAACCACTTTACTCTACTCCTTCTTCCTGGGATGTTTTGGCGTGGATCGATTCTGTTTGGGACACACTGGCACTGCAGTAGGGAAGCTGTTGACACTTGGAGGACTTGGGATTTGGTGGTTTGTTGACCTTATTTTGCTAATTACTGGAGGGCTGATGCCAAGTGATGGCAGCAACTGGTGCACTGTTTACTAA